A stretch of DNA from Natrinema halophilum:
CTCTTCTTTGTCCCGTTCGTATTTTTCGCGAAGTTTCTCGCGCTCGGCTTCTTTATCGAAGTTGCTCATGTCCATCTAGACGTTTCGGAGCGTCGAAAAAGCTGCGACAACCGACAGTCAACGAATAGCTACGATTTCGCTGCCGTTTCGACGGCAGCTACCGCCTGTGCAGGCGTCTCCACGGTCTCGAGGTCGATCTCGGGTGTGGACACGTCGTGAGTCTCGAGACCGATGACGGGCCGATCGTAAATTCCGGCAAAGCCGATCTCGGAGAGCGTTCCAGCGCCGCCGGTGAGCGCGATAACGGCATCACCGTTCAGCGGGACGAGCGCGTTTCTGGCGTGACCGAGTCCGGTCGCGATAGGGTGGTCCACGTACTCGTTTGCGGCGTCGCGGTCTGCGTCGGGAAGGATACCGATCGTCGTCCCGCCCTCGGATTTCGCACCCCGACAGACCGCTTCCATCGTACCGCTGCCGCCGCCACAGACGACCGTGTGATCGCTGACGGCGAGTTCGCGACCGACTTCCTCCGCTCGGTTCGCCTGACCGTCGGTAATCGTTCCGCCGCCGATGACGCTGACGCGCATACCAGAGCAACGAACGCGGAGTGCTTTGGTCGGTTCGATCTCGAAGCGTATCCTCCGTGTTCGGGCCACGAAACGGTGATCCATGGTCACGTGGAGACGTCCGATGACGTGACGCGCCGCGCCATTCGACAACTGTCGAAATAATCATCGTCAAATCGTGCGAAGCGGCGGGTTTCGACGGATTTAACGCAGGGGCAAGTGGAGTGTTACGTGGTATGACGAAAGTTAGCGTGGTCGGCGCGGCCGGGACGGTCGGGGCCGCCGCAGGCTACAACATCGCGCTTCGGGACATCGCAGACGAACTCGTCTTCGTAGACATTCCGGACAAAGAAGACGATACGATCGGGCAAGCCGCCGACGCAAACCACGGCGCTGCCTACGATTCGAATACGACGATCCGGCAGGGAGGCTACGAGGACACCGAAGGATCGGATGTCGTCGTCATCACCGCGGGCATCCCGCGACAGCCGGGTCAAACCCGGATCGACCTGGCAGGCGACAACGCACCCATCATGGAGGACATCGGGTCCTCGATCGCCGAGCACAACGACGACTTTATCACCGTTACCACGTCGAATCCTGTCGACCTATTGAACCGTCATCTCTACGAAACGGGCGACCGTGCACGCGAGAAAGTGATCGGATTCGGCGGCCGACTCGACTCCGCTCGGTTCCGCTACGTCATCTCTCAGCGCTTCGATGCACCCGTCCAGAACGTCGACGCGACTATCCTCGGTGAACACGGAGACGCACAGGTTCCCGTGTTCTCGAAGGTCCGCGTAAACGGACAGGACCGAGAGTTCGGCGAAGACGAGAAAGAGGAACTGCTGTCCGAGCTTCAGACGTCGGCGATGAACGTCATCGAGAAGAAGGGCGCAACGGAGTGGGGCCCGGCGACCGGCGTCGGCCACATGGTGGAGGCCATCCTCCGCGACACGGGGGAGGTTCTCCCCGGTAGCGTCAAACTCGAGGGTGAGTTCGGCCACGAGGACACCGCGTTCGGCGTCCCGGTCAAACTCGGCTCCACCGGTGTCGAAGAGATCGTCGAATGGGATCTCACCGAGTTCGAGCGCAATCAGCTCGGCGAGGCTGCAGAGAAACTCTCGGAGCAGTACGACAAAATCTCGTAACGGATCGAATACAGTCGGGACGGGTTTGTGCCACAAGCAACGCCGCTTCGCCTTTCTCTGGCGTCCGGCTTTGGACTCCCGCTGACCGACTGGTTACGTGGCGACACCACCGATGTCGCCGCGCCGAACATCGCCAGATCACCCCTCCCTGTAGAGGTTACTACTCGACCGGTTGCCAGACGTACCATGCCTCGTTTCGCGGCTCCTGTCCCTGCGTCCACCACTGGGCCTCCCAGGTGGTGCCGTCGTGGGTCACCCGATCACCCTCGCGGTAGATTTTGGACGAGTCCCAGGCTGGGTAGGGTTGGCCTCCGCCGTTGCCGGTGTCGCCTTCGTTTCCACTCTCGCCATCGTTGCCCCCACCGCGACCCTGTCCGCCACCGCCGCTCGTGTAGCGCTGGCCGTTGATAGTGACATCGAACTGGTGATAGGTGACGTCGCCCCGGGTCCCCTGCCAGTATTCGTTGCCGAGTTCGAT
This window harbors:
- a CDS encoding TIGR00725 family protein produces the protein MRVSVIGGGTITDGQANRAEEVGRELAVSDHTVVCGGGSGTMEAVCRGAKSEGGTTIGILPDADRDAANEYVDHPIATGLGHARNALVPLNGDAVIALTGGAGTLSEIGFAGIYDRPVIGLETHDVSTPEIDLETVETPAQAVAAVETAAKS
- the mdh gene encoding malate dehydrogenase; this encodes MTKVSVVGAAGTVGAAAGYNIALRDIADELVFVDIPDKEDDTIGQAADANHGAAYDSNTTIRQGGYEDTEGSDVVVITAGIPRQPGQTRIDLAGDNAPIMEDIGSSIAEHNDDFITVTTSNPVDLLNRHLYETGDRAREKVIGFGGRLDSARFRYVISQRFDAPVQNVDATILGEHGDAQVPVFSKVRVNGQDREFGEDEKEELLSELQTSAMNVIEKKGATEWGPATGVGHMVEAILRDTGEVLPGSVKLEGEFGHEDTAFGVPVKLGSTGVEEIVEWDLTEFERNQLGEAAEKLSEQYDKIS